Within Pseudomonadota bacterium, the genomic segment GCAGCTGCTGACCGTTGTCGTTGGCGTAGAGGTTGACGGCCTTGGCGACGGTGTTCATGTTGCCCTGGCAGGCCGTGAACTGGGCCACGAAGCGGGCTCGCGCGAAGCGAGGCATGAGGATGGCGGCCAGCAGGCCGATGATGACGAGTACGGTAAGGAGCTCCACGAGTGTGAAGCCACGCTGCTGGTGCCGCGTCGTTCGGCATGCTGCCGTCATGTCGCTTGCCTCCTTGCTATCTGCTCTGGGGGCTGTCTTTCTGTCTTAGACCTGGCCAACCAGGAATGGAATCCTGGTTGAAGTAAGTTTTCTGTAAAGTTTCTTTACAAACCTCATTGGCGCCACGATGAACAGCCCGAGTGCTGTGGCAGGGTTTGGTTCCAGGAGTGATGAATACAGCCCCCATGGCAAAGCAGAGCGTCTCCTTCTCCTCCGGATTGACCCAGAAAGCCATGATTCTCGGCGTCGCGCCCGTGATCGTGGCCTTGTACTCCATCTGGAACGGTGTGTACTACATCAACAAGTTCCCCGGCGCGGGAAACCTGCCGTTCCTGCTGCTGTTCAGCATCCTGCCGCTCGTCTTCGGAATCGGCATCGTGGCCTTCACGGCCTTCGTCATCTCGAAGAACCTGGGGAGAAAGCTCGTCATCAATCCCGACGGGCTCGTCTACACACACGGCAAGGAGAGCGTCGCGTTCTCGTGGGCGCTGGCCGCGTTCTCCCTGCCGCGCACCGGGAAGCTCTACCGCACGCTGGCCATCACCGATGGCAAGAAGGTGGTTCGCGTCGAGGAGCTGTTCTTCAACGATTTCGACCACATTGCGCAGACCGTCGCCGACGCCAAGGGCGGCAAGCGCTGAGCGCTTGC encodes:
- a CDS encoding type II secretion system protein; its protein translation is MTAACRTTRHQQRGFTLVELLTVLVIIGLLAAILMPRFARARFVAQFTACQGNMNTVAKAVNLYANDNGQQLPSTLTLLTTATSGTRPYLPNKLNCPSNGASYTYAYSTGTLFTLYCQGVHSTVVSDLCGAGYPQYVTSGIVLK